In the Oryzias latipes chromosome 23, ASM223467v1 genome, one interval contains:
- the LOC101160523 gene encoding cystine/glutamate transporter: EADVTETSFQHSFIALLYSAGALCYAELGTTFTKSGGHYTYLLETLGPLPAFLRLWVEFLFIRPAVASYVSLAFGRYVVEPFFAPCVAPEGLIKLVGILGVTFVVAVNCWSVNLASRTQVTLTFVKMFALVLIIVPGVIALFKGKTENFQNGFEVDLITLDRLPLAFYNGLYAYGGWFYLNFITEEVINPNRNIPLAIICSMVTVTIFYVLVNVAYYTMMTPGELLMSDAVAVTFANRALQGVASAIPILVALSCLGALNGGFFGSPRMLFVGAREGHWPPIFSMIHIRRRTPLPAVLLLYPLVVFMLISGEIYQLINFASFSRWFFIALATLGMLIHRYRFPLLPRPFKVPLIIAVTFTVVCFFIVGLSLYSDPWNTGRSCALTLTGVPVYYLTVQRFHLPHRWRHFFNKCCKKLQILLEVAQQEVQTY; encoded by the exons GAGGCTGATGTCACAGAAACATCATTCCAACACAGTTTTATTGCATTGCTGTACTCTGCAGGGGCCCTATGCTACGCCGAGCTGGGCACCACTTTTACCAAATCTGGGGGCCACTACACGTATCTTCTGGAAACACTGGGGCCCCTTCCTGCTTTTCTACGGCTCTGGGTTGAGTTCTTATTCATCAG GCCAGCTGTTGCTTCCTATGTGTCCCTGGCTTTTGGACGTTATGTGGTGGAGCCGTTCTTCGCACCCTGTGTTGCCCCCGAGGGGCTGATAAAACTCGTCGGTATCCTCGGAGTGA ctTTTGTTGTGGCAGTGAACTGCTGGAGTGTGAACTTGGCGTCCCGCACTCAGGTCACTCTGACCTTCGTCAAGATGTTCGCTCTGGTCCTGATCATCGTCCCTGGTGTCATCGCGTTATTCAAAG GAAAGACAGAGAACTTCCAGAATGGCTTTGAGGTAGACCTCATAACTCTGGATAGGTTACCCCTTGCCTTTTATAACGGTCTATATGCTTATGGAGGATG GTTTTATCTGAACTTCATCACTGAAGAAGTCATAAATCCAAACAG AAACATCCCACTGGCAATAATCTGCTCCATGGTAACCGTGACGATCTTCTATGTGCTGGTTAACGTGGCTTACTACACCATGATGACCCCCGGCGAGCTGCTAATGTCGGACGCTGTAGCTGTG ACGTTTGCCAATCGTGCTCTTCAGGGTGTGGCCTCTGCAATCCCCATTCTCGTGGCTTTGTCCTGCCTCGGAGCGCTAAACGGAGGCTTTTTCGGATCCCCCAG GATGCTGTTCGTGGGGGCCAGAGAGGGCCACTGGCCGCCCATCTTTTCCATGATTCACATTCGCCGACGCACACCTTTACCTGCCGTGCTGCTGCTG TATCCCCTGGTGGTCTTCATGTTAATCAGCGGAGAGATCTACCAGCTTATCAACTTCGCCTCTTTTTCACGCTGGTTCTTCATCGCCTTGGCGACCCTGGGGATGCTCATCCATCGATACCGCTTCCCCCTTCTGCCGAGGCCTTTCAAG GTTCCCTTGATCATCGCCGTGACCTTCACCGTGGTCTGCTTCTTCATCGTGGGCCTGTCTTTGTACTCGGACCCCTGGAACACGGGAAGGAGCTGTGCTCTCACTTTGACCGGAGTTCCGGTTTATTACTTGACCGTCCAGCGTTTCCATCTGCCGCACAGATGGAGGCACTTCTTCA ATAAATGCTGCAAGAAACTTCAAATCCTCCTGGAAGTGGCTCAACAGGAAGTCCAGACGTATTGA